In one window of Synechococcus sp. M16CYN DNA:
- a CDS encoding phosphatase, whose amino-acid sequence MRRLYWWRLRQRLSQIKLLVLDVDGVLTDGGLWFDASGQLIKRFDARDGLGIRLLQQTGMEIAFLSGSHGEAADRRARQLEIQHCLLGIKDKLAALTELQHQLGVGVAETAFLGDDLNDLAVRPVVGLLLAPADACSAVRCRANAVLRRQGGHGAVRELAEAILKARGRWQGLKRNGWRDYDN is encoded by the coding sequence ATGAGAAGGTTGTACTGGTGGAGACTAAGGCAACGCTTAAGCCAGATCAAACTGCTTGTTTTGGACGTAGACGGTGTTCTTACCGATGGGGGACTTTGGTTTGATGCCAGCGGCCAGTTGATCAAACGCTTTGATGCACGTGACGGACTCGGCATTCGTTTGTTACAACAAACAGGTATGGAGATAGCCTTCCTTAGCGGTAGCCACGGGGAAGCAGCCGACCGTAGAGCTCGTCAGCTTGAAATCCAACACTGTTTGCTAGGCATTAAGGATAAGCTGGCTGCCCTAACTGAACTCCAACACCAACTTGGTGTCGGTGTAGCTGAGACAGCTTTCCTAGGCGATGATCTGAATGATTTAGCCGTTCGACCAGTCGTAGGACTGCTACTCGCACCCGCCGACGCGTGCTCAGCAGTTCGGTGTAGGGCCAATGCTGTTCTGCGCAGACAGGGGGGTCACGGTGCCGTTAGGGAACTCGCGGAGGCGATCCTAAAAGCCCGTGGGCGCTGGCAAGGTTTAAAGCGTAACGGTTGGCGTGATTACGATAACTAA
- the kdsB gene encoding 3-deoxy-manno-octulosonate cytidylyltransferase has protein sequence MAIQRCLVAVPARLQSSRLPNKLLADIGGKPMIRRVLDHCRESSEVDAVILCTDSQELRQHAIDWGFPVLMTANSCSSGSERIASVADKLIAAAWGAPSPVPDQTGIINVQGDQPFIESNIIDDVATNLRRLDPTTAVVTPIYSLKPETIHDPNVVKVLLAHDGRALYFSRSAIPHVRNVDRSEWYLHTTFWGHVGIYGFRGDVLVNWNHLPVSPLEGLERLEQLRLIEAGHTIATFKVQGNFLSVDTAEQLEQARAIV, from the coding sequence ATGGCAATTCAAAGATGTTTGGTGGCTGTCCCAGCTCGTTTGCAGTCGTCGCGGCTGCCGAATAAACTGCTGGCAGACATCGGTGGTAAACCGATGATTAGGAGAGTACTCGACCATTGTCGTGAATCGAGCGAGGTGGATGCGGTGATACTTTGCACCGATAGCCAAGAGCTTCGGCAACACGCAATAGACTGGGGATTCCCTGTACTTATGACTGCCAACTCCTGCAGCTCCGGTAGCGAGAGAATTGCTTCGGTCGCTGATAAACTGATCGCCGCCGCCTGGGGAGCTCCAAGCCCAGTTCCTGATCAAACAGGCATAATCAACGTCCAGGGGGATCAGCCATTTATCGAATCTAACATTATTGATGATGTGGCGACTAACCTTCGCCGGCTTGACCCTACTACAGCCGTCGTAACCCCTATTTATAGTTTGAAGCCTGAAACTATCCACGATCCTAACGTGGTTAAGGTTTTGTTGGCCCACGATGGAAGGGCCCTCTACTTCTCCCGTTCGGCTATTCCCCACGTGCGCAATGTGGATCGATCTGAATGGTATCTGCACACGACTTTCTGGGGACACGTCGGCATATATGGCTTCCGAGGGGACGTGCTGGTTAACTGGAATCATCTCCCAGTTTCACCTCTAGAGGGTTTGGAACGACTTGAGCAACTTCGCCTCATCGAGGCCGGGCACACCATCGCTACCTTTAAAGTGCAGGGAAACTTTCTATCGGTGGATACTGCGGAACAGCTAGAGCAAGCTCGGGCGATAGTCTGA